One Cellulomonas sp. Y8 DNA segment encodes these proteins:
- a CDS encoding L-lactate dehydrogenase has product MGTPLQPRRTTKLAVVGAGAVGSTMAYAALMRGAARSVVLYDINKAKVEAEALDLGHGIQFMPMAEVIGSDDIAACADADVVMITAGAKQKPGQTRIDLAEATIALVKKILPSLVEVAPNAVYVMVTNPVDIVTYAALKFSGLPPTQLFGSGTVLDSSRLRYLIAQYTGVAVQNVHAYIAGEHGDTELPLWSSATIGGVPILDWNAIEGHVPLTHEVRESIAREVVDSAYRIIAGKGATNYAVALAGSRIIEAIVKDERRILPVSSLLDGYHGISDVCLSVPSIVGRAGVGERLEVPMSTDELAGLRRSGEQLRAVARRFGL; this is encoded by the coding sequence GTGGGCACGCCCCTGCAGCCCCGCCGCACCACCAAGCTGGCGGTCGTCGGCGCGGGCGCGGTCGGGTCGACCATGGCCTACGCGGCGCTCATGCGCGGCGCGGCTCGCAGCGTCGTGCTCTACGACATCAACAAGGCGAAGGTCGAGGCCGAGGCGCTGGACCTCGGGCACGGCATCCAGTTCATGCCGATGGCCGAGGTCATCGGCTCGGACGACATCGCCGCGTGCGCCGACGCCGACGTCGTCATGATCACCGCGGGCGCGAAGCAGAAGCCCGGGCAGACCCGGATCGACCTGGCCGAGGCGACCATCGCCCTGGTCAAGAAGATCCTGCCCTCGCTCGTCGAGGTCGCGCCGAACGCGGTGTACGTGATGGTCACCAACCCGGTCGACATCGTCACCTACGCCGCGCTGAAGTTCTCCGGCCTGCCGCCGACGCAGCTGTTCGGGTCCGGCACGGTGCTCGACTCCTCGCGGCTGCGCTACCTCATCGCGCAGTACACCGGCGTCGCCGTGCAGAACGTGCACGCCTACATCGCGGGGGAGCACGGCGACACCGAGCTGCCGCTGTGGTCCTCGGCGACCATCGGCGGCGTGCCGATCCTCGACTGGAACGCCATCGAGGGCCACGTGCCGCTCACCCACGAGGTCCGGGAGTCGATCGCCCGCGAGGTCGTCGACTCGGCCTACCGGATCATCGCCGGCAAGGGGGCGACGAACTACGCCGTGGCGCTCGCGGGCTCGCGGATCATCGAGGCGATCGTCAAGGACGAGCGCCGCATCCTGCCGGTGTCGTCGCTGCTCGACGGCTACCACGGCATCAGCGACGTCTGCCTCTCGGTGCCGTCGATCGTCGGCCGCGCGGGCGTGGGCGAGCGGCTGGAGGTCCCGATGTCGACCGACGAGCTCGCGGGGCTCCGGCGCTCGGGCGAGCAGCTGCGCGCGGTCGCCCGGCGGTTCGGGCTCTAG
- a CDS encoding ATP-dependent DNA helicase, giving the protein MPDPAPDVDHLLDVAVAALGGSPREGQRRMANQVAEAVEKGEHLLVQAGTGTGKSLGYLVPSVRHAVVADERVVVSTATLALQRQVMTRDLPLVADALAPELPRTPRIALLKGWHNYVCVHKTSGGYPPDDQGMLFDLGDRGAAEHPSTTDPADGEDAGKESLGAQVVRLREWAEETETGDRDDLVPGVTDRAWRQVSVTSLECLGQRCPLLEECFPERARAAARSADVVVTNHAMLGVAASGSPHVLPEHQVLVVDEAHELADRVTAQSTAELSVGSVEHAGRMARRHGGIATTELDSAATALGAALIHLPEGRFTEGLPEGTRQAVAMVRDAARGLLSALRPEKPAAGEAAPADSGLKIATSSVLALFEVAERMAAEADDQRYTVLWCSRAERDGATRLYAAPLAVNGLIRTHLLSGRASVLTSATLSLGGEFRSMARSIGLEGAGEAAAATATAATVAVSAPGGSEGTTLDVPKPAASPAPASLPWHGVDVGSPFDYPKQGILYIARRLPPPGREPATDAQLDEIEALITAAGGRTLGLFSSRRAAVAVGEAMRERLDVPVLVQGEDQLPTLVKQFAADEPTCLFGTLSLWQGVDVPGRSNQLVIIDRIPFPRPDDPVKSARSEAVAASGGNGFMSVAATHAALLLAQGAGRLIRSTGDRGVVAVLDPRLSTARYGEFLTRSLPAFWRTTDREVALGALRRLASTAPTA; this is encoded by the coding sequence GTGCCCGATCCCGCTCCCGACGTCGACCACCTGCTCGACGTGGCGGTCGCGGCGCTCGGCGGCTCGCCCCGCGAGGGCCAGCGCCGGATGGCGAACCAGGTCGCCGAGGCGGTCGAGAAGGGCGAGCACCTGCTCGTCCAGGCCGGCACCGGCACCGGGAAGTCGCTCGGGTACCTGGTGCCCTCCGTGCGGCACGCCGTGGTCGCCGACGAGCGGGTGGTCGTGTCGACCGCGACGCTCGCGCTGCAGCGCCAGGTGATGACCCGCGACCTCCCCCTGGTCGCCGACGCGCTCGCCCCCGAGCTGCCCCGCACGCCCCGGATCGCGCTGCTCAAGGGCTGGCACAACTACGTGTGCGTGCACAAGACGTCGGGCGGCTACCCGCCGGACGACCAGGGCATGCTGTTCGACCTCGGGGACCGCGGCGCGGCCGAGCACCCGTCGACGACCGACCCCGCCGACGGCGAGGACGCCGGCAAGGAGTCGCTCGGCGCGCAGGTGGTCCGGCTGCGGGAGTGGGCCGAGGAGACCGAGACCGGCGACCGCGACGACCTGGTCCCGGGCGTGACCGACCGGGCGTGGCGCCAGGTGTCGGTCACGTCGCTGGAGTGCCTGGGCCAGCGCTGCCCGCTGCTCGAGGAGTGCTTCCCCGAGCGCGCCCGCGCCGCCGCCCGGTCCGCCGACGTGGTGGTGACGAACCACGCGATGCTCGGCGTGGCGGCGTCCGGCTCGCCGCACGTGCTGCCCGAGCACCAGGTGCTGGTCGTCGACGAGGCCCACGAGCTCGCCGACCGGGTCACCGCCCAGTCCACGGCCGAGCTGTCCGTCGGCAGCGTCGAGCACGCGGGACGGATGGCGCGCCGGCACGGCGGCATCGCCACCACCGAGCTCGACTCGGCGGCGACCGCCCTCGGCGCCGCGCTGATCCACCTGCCCGAGGGGCGGTTCACCGAGGGCCTGCCGGAGGGCACCCGCCAGGCGGTCGCGATGGTGCGCGACGCGGCTCGCGGGCTGCTGTCGGCGCTGCGCCCCGAGAAGCCCGCGGCGGGCGAGGCGGCACCGGCGGACAGCGGGCTGAAGATCGCGACGTCGTCCGTGCTCGCGCTGTTCGAGGTCGCCGAGCGGATGGCCGCCGAGGCCGACGACCAGCGGTACACGGTGCTGTGGTGCTCCCGCGCCGAGCGCGACGGCGCCACCCGGCTGTACGCCGCCCCGCTCGCGGTGAACGGCCTGATCCGCACCCACCTGCTGTCCGGGCGCGCGTCGGTGCTGACCTCGGCGACGCTGAGCCTCGGCGGCGAGTTCCGGTCGATGGCCCGCAGCATCGGCCTGGAGGGCGCGGGCGAGGCGGCCGCGGCCACGGCGACGGCGGCGACCGTGGCGGTGTCGGCGCCGGGCGGGAGCGAGGGCACCACGCTCGACGTGCCGAAGCCGGCGGCGAGCCCGGCCCCCGCGTCGCTGCCCTGGCACGGCGTCGACGTCGGCAGCCCGTTCGACTACCCGAAGCAGGGCATCCTCTACATCGCCCGCCGCCTGCCGCCCCCCGGGCGCGAGCCCGCCACCGACGCGCAGCTCGACGAGATCGAGGCTCTGATCACCGCCGCGGGCGGCCGCACGCTCGGCCTGTTCTCCTCCCGGCGGGCCGCCGTCGCGGTCGGCGAGGCGATGCGTGAGCGGCTCGACGTCCCGGTGCTCGTGCAGGGCGAGGACCAGCTCCCGACCCTCGTGAAGCAGTTCGCCGCCGACGAGCCCACCTGCCTGTTCGGCACCCTGTCGCTCTGGCAGGGCGTCGACGTGCCGGGGCGGTCGAACCAGCTCGTGATCATCGACCGCATCCCGTTCCCGCGGCCCGACGACCCGGTGAAGTCGGCCCGGTCGGAGGCGGTGGCGGCGTCCGGCGGCAACGGCTTCATGTCCGTCGCTGCCACGCACGCCGCGCTGCTGCTCGCGCAGGGCGCGGGCCGGCTGATCCGGTCGACGGGGGACCGGGGCGTCGTCGCGGTGCTCGACCCCCGGCTGTCGACGGCCCGGTACGGGGAGTTCCTCACGCGGTCGCTGCCGGCGTTCTGGCGCACGACCGACCGCGAGGTGGCCCTGGGGGCGCTGCGCCGGCTCGCGTCGACCGCGCCGACCGCCTGA
- a CDS encoding aminotransferase class V-fold PLP-dependent enzyme — MRSPADLPSAFDPAPGHLDAATAGVAPRRTARALREDVDRWSSGGLDVARYERAVHVARERFAALVDVPADRVAIGSQVSAMVAVVAASLPDGARVVCVDGDFTSVVFPFLAQGRLRVEHVPADRLAEAVVPGVDLVAYSLVQSATGAVLDDDAVLAAARGAGSRTLCDLTQAAGWLRVDASRYDVSVTAAYKWLCAPRGTGFLTVRAEAQDALVPVHAGWYAGDDPWASCYGPEMRLAGDARRFDVSPAWQAWLGAAESLDLFAGADRDAVQAHAVGLADAFRAGLGLEPGGSAIVTLPDPEGRRRGALVAAGCRVAGRAGRVRLAFHVWNDAVDVQRALTALHGEV; from the coding sequence ATGCGTTCTCCCGCCGACCTGCCCTCCGCCTTCGACCCCGCTCCGGGCCACCTCGACGCAGCCACGGCGGGCGTCGCGCCGCGGCGCACCGCCCGGGCGCTGCGCGAGGACGTGGACCGCTGGTCGTCCGGCGGCCTCGACGTGGCGCGGTACGAGCGCGCCGTCCACGTCGCCCGCGAGCGGTTCGCGGCCCTCGTCGACGTGCCGGCCGACCGGGTCGCGATCGGGTCCCAGGTCTCGGCGATGGTCGCGGTGGTCGCGGCGTCGCTCCCGGACGGCGCGCGGGTGGTGTGCGTGGACGGCGACTTCACCTCGGTGGTGTTCCCTTTCCTCGCGCAGGGCCGGCTGCGGGTCGAGCACGTGCCGGCCGACCGGCTGGCCGAGGCCGTCGTGCCGGGGGTCGACCTGGTCGCCTACTCGCTGGTGCAGTCGGCGACGGGTGCGGTGCTCGACGACGACGCGGTGCTCGCGGCGGCGCGGGGAGCGGGCAGCCGGACGCTGTGCGACCTGACCCAGGCCGCCGGGTGGCTCCGCGTCGACGCGTCCCGGTACGACGTGAGCGTGACCGCGGCGTACAAGTGGCTGTGCGCCCCGCGCGGGACCGGCTTCCTCACCGTCCGGGCCGAGGCCCAGGACGCGCTGGTCCCCGTGCACGCGGGCTGGTACGCGGGCGACGACCCCTGGGCGTCCTGCTACGGGCCCGAGATGCGGCTGGCGGGGGACGCGCGGCGGTTCGACGTGTCGCCGGCGTGGCAGGCGTGGCTCGGCGCCGCCGAGTCGCTGGACCTGTTCGCGGGTGCCGACCGGGACGCCGTCCAGGCGCACGCGGTCGGGCTCGCCGACGCCTTCCGCGCGGGCCTCGGGCTGGAGCCCGGTGGCAGCGCGATCGTGACGCTGCCCGACCCGGAGGGACGACGTCGCGGCGCGCTGGTGGCCGCGGGCTGCCGGGTCGCCGGGCGCGCCGGGCGGGTGCGGCTGGCGTTCCACGTCTGGAACGACGCCGTGGACGTGCAGCGCGCGCTCACCGCGCTGCACGGGGAGGTCTGA
- the lexA gene encoding transcriptional repressor LexA translates to MASDGTGTAAGLGEAAVAELGDGDGLTPRQRLVLETVRASVESRGYPPSMREIGDAVGLTSPSSVKHQLTALERKGYLRRDPNRPRAIEVVQPDDSRGVAPLPGVAGITGIGDADSAAREGAPEAAYVPVVGRIAAGGPILAEQLVEDVFPLPRQLVGTGELFLLKVVGDSMVDAAICDGDWVVVRRQPVAENGEIVAAMLDGEATVKTLKRADGHVWLLPQNPAYSPIDGDHAQVLGRVVSVLRSL, encoded by the coding sequence ATGGCGAGCGACGGGACGGGCACCGCGGCGGGCCTCGGCGAGGCGGCCGTGGCCGAGCTCGGGGACGGCGACGGCCTCACGCCGCGCCAGCGGCTGGTCCTCGAGACGGTGCGCGCGTCGGTCGAGTCGCGCGGCTACCCGCCGAGCATGCGGGAGATCGGCGACGCCGTCGGCCTCACCAGCCCGTCGAGCGTCAAGCACCAGCTCACCGCGCTCGAGCGCAAGGGCTACCTGCGCCGCGACCCGAACCGGCCGCGCGCGATCGAGGTCGTCCAGCCGGACGACTCGCGCGGCGTCGCGCCGCTCCCCGGCGTCGCCGGCATCACGGGGATCGGCGACGCCGACTCCGCCGCGCGCGAGGGCGCGCCCGAGGCGGCGTACGTGCCCGTGGTGGGGCGGATCGCCGCCGGCGGCCCGATCCTCGCCGAGCAGCTCGTCGAGGACGTGTTCCCGCTCCCCCGCCAGCTCGTGGGCACGGGCGAGCTGTTCCTGCTCAAGGTCGTCGGGGACTCGATGGTCGACGCCGCGATCTGCGACGGCGACTGGGTCGTGGTCCGCCGGCAGCCCGTCGCCGAGAACGGCGAGATCGTCGCCGCGATGCTCGACGGCGAGGCGACGGTCAAGACCCTCAAGCGCGCGGACGGGCACGTGTGGCTGCTGCCGCAGAACCCCGCGTACTCCCCGATCGACGGCGACCACGCGCAGGTGCTCGGCCGCGTCGTCTCGGTGCTCCGCTCCCTCTGA
- a CDS encoding LysR family transcriptional regulator, which yields MVARSLDAAALRLVRAVRDTGSVTAAARELGLTQPAASQQLRAVERVVGTPVVVRAGRGVRLTDAGHVLARNASAVQSALDATLEEVAAVASLRAGRVRVAAFPSAAATLLPAALAALRAAHPGVGVTLVEAEPPEALDELAAGRVDVAVTFRDAAPDAGLADADGLRRAALLRDEVLVVLPASDGRTDGEPADLAGLADRPWIAGCPQCRAQLVGTCARAGFAPRVDFATDDYLAVLGLVRAGLGVATLPGLALAALPHPDVTVHPARPGAARLVEAVGEAGTARVPAVVAAVAALREAAAAVRHPHVRVPRPRVA from the coding sequence GTGGTCGCCCGCAGCCTCGACGCCGCCGCCCTGCGCCTCGTGCGCGCCGTCCGCGACACCGGCAGCGTCACCGCCGCCGCGCGCGAGCTCGGCCTGACGCAGCCGGCGGCGAGCCAGCAGCTCCGTGCCGTGGAACGAGTCGTCGGCACGCCGGTGGTGGTCCGCGCCGGGCGCGGCGTGCGGCTCACGGACGCGGGCCACGTGCTCGCCCGGAACGCCTCGGCCGTGCAGTCGGCGCTGGACGCGACGCTGGAGGAGGTCGCCGCCGTGGCCAGCCTGCGCGCGGGCCGGGTCCGCGTGGCGGCCTTCCCGTCCGCGGCGGCCACCCTGCTCCCCGCCGCCCTCGCCGCGCTGCGCGCCGCCCACCCGGGCGTGGGCGTCACCCTCGTGGAGGCGGAGCCGCCCGAGGCGCTGGACGAGCTCGCCGCCGGCCGGGTGGACGTCGCCGTGACGTTCCGCGACGCGGCGCCCGACGCCGGCCTCGCGGACGCCGACGGGTTGCGGCGGGCGGCCCTGCTGCGGGACGAGGTGCTCGTCGTGCTGCCCGCGTCCGACGGACGGACCGACGGCGAGCCCGCCGACCTCGCGGGGCTCGCCGACCGGCCGTGGATCGCGGGCTGCCCGCAGTGCCGCGCGCAGCTCGTCGGGACCTGCGCCCGCGCCGGCTTCGCCCCGCGGGTCGACTTCGCGACCGACGACTACCTGGCGGTGCTCGGCCTGGTCCGGGCCGGGCTCGGCGTGGCGACCCTGCCCGGACTGGCGCTGGCCGCGCTGCCGCACCCGGACGTCACGGTGCACCCGGCGCGGCCCGGTGCCGCGCGGCTGGTGGAGGCGGTCGGCGAGGCGGGCACCGCGCGGGTGCCCGCCGTCGTCGCCGCGGTGGCGGCGCTGCGCGAGGCCGCGGCGGCGGTGCGGCACCCGCACGTGCGGGTGCCGCGACCGCGCGTCGCCTAG
- the nrdR gene encoding transcriptional regulator NrdR, protein MHCPFCRHADSRVVDSRTSDDGLSIRRRRQCPQCNRRFTTIETASLSVVKRSGATEPFSREKIVNGVRKACQGRPVSDDDLAVLAQRVEENLRASGSAELDAYEIGLAILGPLRDLDEVAYLRFASVYQAFNSLEDFEAAITVLRAENEAADAARAASSAAPAEDAPTA, encoded by the coding sequence ATGCACTGCCCGTTCTGCCGTCACGCCGACTCCCGCGTCGTCGACTCCCGCACGTCCGACGACGGCCTGTCGATCCGCCGGCGGCGCCAGTGCCCGCAGTGCAACCGACGGTTCACCACCATCGAGACCGCGAGCCTGTCCGTGGTGAAGCGGTCCGGTGCCACCGAGCCGTTCAGCCGGGAGAAGATCGTCAACGGCGTCCGGAAGGCCTGCCAGGGCCGTCCGGTCAGCGACGACGACCTCGCGGTGCTCGCCCAGCGCGTCGAGGAGAACCTGCGTGCGAGCGGGAGCGCCGAGCTCGACGCGTACGAGATCGGCCTCGCGATCCTCGGCCCGCTGCGCGACCTGGACGAGGTGGCCTACCTGCGGTTCGCCAGCGTCTACCAGGCGTTCAACAGCCTCGAGGACTTCGAGGCGGCGATCACCGTGCTGCGTGCGGAGAACGAGGCGGCCGACGCCGCCCGCGCCGCGTCGTCGGCCGCCCCCGCCGAGGACGCCCCGACCGCCTGA
- a CDS encoding LysM peptidoglycan-binding domain-containing protein, translated as MSAIAAHPGIARPARRQAPARRDGDARRPVAAGGEGRLHLTRRGRVVVALLGLAVVLGGLVGGRAVAEAPERATEVTTHAVQSGETLWAIAASVADPGEDVRDVVLGLQELNGLADASLQAGQVLLLPAGS; from the coding sequence ATGAGCGCGATCGCAGCACACCCGGGGATCGCCCGTCCGGCGCGCCGGCAGGCGCCCGCCCGACGCGACGGGGATGCGCGTCGGCCGGTCGCCGCAGGTGGCGAGGGCCGCCTCCACCTCACGCGGCGCGGTCGCGTCGTCGTCGCCCTCCTGGGCCTGGCGGTCGTCCTCGGCGGCCTCGTGGGCGGTCGCGCGGTGGCCGAGGCCCCGGAGCGCGCCACCGAGGTGACGACGCACGCCGTGCAGTCGGGCGAGACGCTGTGGGCGATCGCCGCGAGCGTGGCGGACCCGGGGGAGGACGTGCGGGACGTCGTCCTCGGCCTGCAGGAGCTCAACGGCCTGGCGGACGCCTCGCTCCAGGCCGGCCAGGTCCTGCTGCTCCCCGCCGGCTCCTGA